A single window of Candidatus Poribacteria bacterium DNA harbors:
- a CDS encoding Gfo/Idh/MocA family oxidoreductase, which yields MMRYRKQLRLFSHKCPRFSLTHFHITAIFITNEIRRPPMSKLNIALVGAGRRGSAAHLPVISKLKHIYNLVAICDIDEEVATHYAKQYGATPYTNVRDLVAHEQLDVVDITAPAPAHHAIACFMADAGVHILCETPITVTLPTADLIIERAKANNVKLEIAENYYRVPRERFLSKVIEADVIGEVARIYRIFHEGGHHGMSMLRLRAGAPPKSMLGITQTSPVIPIIDRMKRQHTSENWSLGFIEFDNNATALMVYSNVIHARSLGRGQTGISQIDGSKGAIVGEDIYVTPADDLQSGAQGIAYRPERTTIDVDGVEVIEKIELQLPEQTVTWENPLKDYPIPERQMAVADELLSIATAVLNDTEPEYGAALARQDQEMNIAMKESGNRSREAIVFPLTDLTAAERDTHENYQQQHGHPIEDVEAGIDTFFPRS from the coding sequence ATGATGCGATACAGGAAACAACTTAGATTATTTTCCCATAAATGCCCAAGGTTTTCGTTGACACATTTCCACATAACTGCTATCTTCATTACAAACGAAATAAGGAGACCTCCCATGTCCAAACTTAATATCGCTTTAGTGGGTGCAGGCAGGCGAGGCAGCGCTGCGCATCTACCTGTTATTTCGAAACTCAAACATATTTACAATCTCGTTGCAATTTGCGATATAGACGAGGAAGTGGCAACGCACTACGCCAAACAATATGGGGCGACCCCGTACACCAATGTCCGAGACCTCGTTGCCCATGAACAACTGGATGTCGTTGATATTACTGCCCCGGCTCCCGCACATCACGCGATTGCATGTTTTATGGCGGATGCCGGTGTTCACATCCTTTGTGAAACACCTATTACTGTTACACTCCCCACAGCAGACCTGATAATTGAGCGTGCTAAAGCGAATAATGTCAAACTTGAGATCGCTGAAAACTATTATCGTGTGCCACGTGAGCGGTTTTTATCAAAGGTAATTGAAGCAGACGTTATCGGCGAAGTCGCTCGAATCTACCGAATTTTCCATGAAGGAGGGCATCATGGGATGAGCATGCTCCGCCTCCGTGCGGGGGCTCCTCCAAAATCTATGCTCGGTATCACACAAACAAGCCCTGTCATTCCGATTATCGACCGAATGAAGCGGCAGCATACAAGCGAAAACTGGAGTCTCGGCTTCATTGAATTCGACAACAACGCGACTGCTCTCATGGTGTATTCCAACGTTATCCACGCCCGATCCTTGGGACGCGGACAAACCGGTATTTCGCAGATCGATGGTAGCAAAGGTGCCATCGTCGGTGAGGATATCTACGTAACACCCGCAGACGATCTACAATCTGGCGCACAAGGGATCGCTTACCGTCCCGAGCGAACCACAATTGACGTAGATGGCGTTGAAGTCATTGAGAAGATCGAGTTGCAATTGCCTGAACAAACCGTGACATGGGAAAACCCGCTCAAAGACTATCCCATTCCTGAGAGACAGATGGCAGTCGCAGATGAGCTCCTCAGTATCGCCACGGCTGTGCTTAACGATACGGAACCTGAATACGGCGCAGCACTCGCGCGGCAGGACCAAGAGATGAACATCGCCATGAAAGAATCCGGGAATCGGAGCAGAGAAGCGATTGTTTTCCCTCTGACAGACCTAACAGCAGCAGAGCGCGACACCCACGAAAATTATCAGCAGCAACACGGACATCCGATTGAAGACGTTGAAGCCGGAATTGATACGTTTTTCCCGCGCAGCTAA